One segment of Carya illinoinensis cultivar Pawnee chromosome 13, C.illinoinensisPawnee_v1, whole genome shotgun sequence DNA contains the following:
- the LOC122291729 gene encoding protein EARLY FLOWERING 4-like isoform X3, with translation MHVGGGLKGSLVVESTMDDTTTVTKPWSRHTVAKSNKKERSEENEMVEDEDEEECDMEVWETLSQSFFQVQSALDQNRTLIQQVNENHQSRIPDNLAKNVELIREINCNISKVLSIYSDLSVNFSSIVRQRRAIMSSRNDTNSSVHGKEERRRLRDCSSTYTRARRRIEDSEFRVEKDDKEQ, from the exons ATGCATGTAGGAGGAGGCTTGAAAGGATCTTTGGTGGTGGAGTCGACCATGGACGACACTACTACCGTAACGAAACCTTGGAGCCGCCACACCGTCGCCAAATCGAACAAGAAGGAGCGCTCTGAAGAGAATGAGATGGTCGAGGACGAAGACGAGGAGGAGTGCGACATGGAAGTCTGGGAAACGCTGAGCCAGAGCTTTTTCCAGGTCCAGTCCGCACTGGATCAGAACCGTACGTTGATCCAGCAGGTCAACGAGAACCACCAGTCGAGGATTCCGGACAATCTCGCTAAGAACGTTGAACTGATTCGCGAGATCAACTGCAACATCTCCAAGGTCCTTTCTATATACTCCGATCTATCGGTCAATTTCTCCAGCATTGTTCGTCAGCGGCGTGCGATCATGTCGTCGAGGAACGACACGAACAGTAGCGTCCATGGCAAGGAAGAGA GAAGAAGGCTGCGGGACTGCTCGTCTACATATACGCGTGCCCGCAGACGTATTGAG GACTCTGAATTCAGAGTTGAGAAAGATGACAAGGAACAATGA
- the LOC122292432 gene encoding SMR domain-containing protein At5g58720 isoform X1, which produces MMKNAKQTKRRRRLGTSNPVGNDVAANEEDEEGKVPKALVEAFSLASLHDAISSYRQVNEDQDKAAHIFGERVPDIADYPSANWTSGASSSGSSEGFVETGCVQNVVNEKGFRGRKQKRVVAATGTVSTVLGKEYVKSRPIRRDPNRFKGLKNGFFETKEAEQFLCSMLGDECELSMAVVRDVFCQCGYDVEKALDALLEFSASTFEQSGNGRYLDNTINYKEDIRFLIERKDSFTDRASDCTSRSSESEALDNIWSMGNGHRNYAKVLAGSEADSTPNERSTELDLPQKVLESLFHISKSPDHEPKTMNWKNVVKKLQSLGPRFDVCPSSFAEPQQDTCAKGDEYHVFRKTSQQHWDSMRSYNQKAAVAFSKGERHHAAYLSEQGKVQTKLDREADERASHDIFKARNKGIENVITIDLHGQHVKQAMQYVKTLLLLGSYVPSVQTLRLITGSGSHGVGKSKVKQSVITLMQKEGIKWSEENQGTLLIKLSGSRDFTFMDSESDTE; this is translated from the exons AACGCGAAGcagacgaagaggaggaggaggcttgGAACGTCCAATCCCGTTGGGAACGATGTAGCGGCGAACGAAGAAGACGAAGAGGGAAAGGTACCCAAGGCGTTAGTGGAGGCCTTCTCTTTGGCTTCTTTACACGACGCTATTTCTTCCTACCGCCAAGTGAACGAAGATCAGGACAAAGCTGCACACATATTCGGAGAGAGAGTACCGGATATTGCCGATTACCCGTCGGCCAATTGGACTTCGGGTGCGAGCTCGTCGGGTTCATCAGAGGGGTTTGTTGAGACAGGCTGCGTTCAGAACGTGGTGAATGAGAAGGGCTTCCGAGGGCGTAAGCAGAAAAGAGTGGTTGCGGCGACAGGGACGGTTTCGACGGTGTTGGGGAAGGAGTACGTGAAGTCGAGGCCTATAAGGAGGGACCCGAATAGGTTCAAAGGGCTTAAAAATGGTTTCTTTGAGACAAAAGAGGCAGAGCAGTTTCTGTGCTCGATGCTCGGAGACGAGTGCGAGCTAAGCATGGCTGTTGTTAGAGACGTGTTCT GTCAATGTGGATACGATGTTGAAAAG GCCTTGGATGCATTGCTTGAATTTTCTGCTTCCACCTTTGAGCAGTCCGGGAATGGTAGATACCTTGACAATACCATTAACTATAAGGAAGATATAAGATTTCTTATTGAGCGCAAAGACAGT TTTACAGATAGGGCTTCTGATTGCACTTCTCGTTCATCTGAAAGTGAAGCTCTGGATAATATATGGTCTATGGGCAATGGTCACAG GAATTATGCCAAGGTTCTTGCCGGTTCTGAAGCTGATTCTACACCAAATGAAAGAAGTACTGAGTTAGATCTACCTCAAAAGGTGTTGGAATCTTTGTTTCACATCTCCAAGAGTCCTGACCATGAACCAAAGACAATGAATTGGAAAAATGTAGTAAAGAAACTCCAGTCACTGGGCCCTCGGTTTGATGTTTGTCCTTCTAGTTTTGCAGAACCTCAGCAAGATACTTGTG CTAAAGGAGACGAATATCATGTGTTCAGAAAGACTTCGCAGCAGCACTGGGATTCAATGAGGTCTTACAATCAGAAA GCTGCAGTGGCATTTTCCAAGGGAGAACGACACCATGCGGCCTACCTTTCTGAGCAG GGTAAGGTACAAACAAAATTGGATCGAGAGGCGGATGAAAGGGCAAGCCATGATATATTTAAAGCTAG AAACAAGGGCATAGAAAATGTGATTACAATTGATTTACATGGGCAACATGTCAAACAAGCAATGCAGTATGTAAAAACTCTCCTCCTGCTTGGCTCATATGTGCCCT CGGTTCAAACTCTCAGGCTTATTACAGGAAGTGGGTCCCATGGTGTAGGGAAGTCAAAGGTGAAACAATCG GTTATCAcacttatgcaaaaggaagGTATAAAATGGAGTGAGGAGAACCAGGGAACGTTGCTAATCAAGCTCAGTGGATCCAGAGACTTCACTTTTATGGATTCTGAAAGTGATACAGAGTAA
- the LOC122292432 gene encoding SMR domain-containing protein At5g58720 isoform X2, which yields MMKNAKQTKRRRRLGTSNPVGNDVAANEEDEEGKVPKALVEAFSLASLHDAISSYRQVNEDQDKAAHIFGERVPDIADYPSANWTSGASSSGSSEGFVETGCVQNVVNEKGFRGRKQKRVVAATGTVSTVLGKEYVKSRPIRRDPNRFKGLKNGFFETKEAEQFLCSMLGDECELSMAVVRDVFCQCGYDVEKSGNGRYLDNTINYKEDIRFLIERKDSFTDRASDCTSRSSESEALDNIWSMGNGHRNYAKVLAGSEADSTPNERSTELDLPQKVLESLFHISKSPDHEPKTMNWKNVVKKLQSLGPRFDVCPSSFAEPQQDTCAKGDEYHVFRKTSQQHWDSMRSYNQKAAVAFSKGERHHAAYLSEQGKVQTKLDREADERASHDIFKARNKGIENVITIDLHGQHVKQAMQYVKTLLLLGSYVPSVQTLRLITGSGSHGVGKSKVKQSVITLMQKEGIKWSEENQGTLLIKLSGSRDFTFMDSESDTE from the exons AACGCGAAGcagacgaagaggaggaggaggcttgGAACGTCCAATCCCGTTGGGAACGATGTAGCGGCGAACGAAGAAGACGAAGAGGGAAAGGTACCCAAGGCGTTAGTGGAGGCCTTCTCTTTGGCTTCTTTACACGACGCTATTTCTTCCTACCGCCAAGTGAACGAAGATCAGGACAAAGCTGCACACATATTCGGAGAGAGAGTACCGGATATTGCCGATTACCCGTCGGCCAATTGGACTTCGGGTGCGAGCTCGTCGGGTTCATCAGAGGGGTTTGTTGAGACAGGCTGCGTTCAGAACGTGGTGAATGAGAAGGGCTTCCGAGGGCGTAAGCAGAAAAGAGTGGTTGCGGCGACAGGGACGGTTTCGACGGTGTTGGGGAAGGAGTACGTGAAGTCGAGGCCTATAAGGAGGGACCCGAATAGGTTCAAAGGGCTTAAAAATGGTTTCTTTGAGACAAAAGAGGCAGAGCAGTTTCTGTGCTCGATGCTCGGAGACGAGTGCGAGCTAAGCATGGCTGTTGTTAGAGACGTGTTCT GTCAATGTGGATACGATGTTGAAAAG TCCGGGAATGGTAGATACCTTGACAATACCATTAACTATAAGGAAGATATAAGATTTCTTATTGAGCGCAAAGACAGT TTTACAGATAGGGCTTCTGATTGCACTTCTCGTTCATCTGAAAGTGAAGCTCTGGATAATATATGGTCTATGGGCAATGGTCACAG GAATTATGCCAAGGTTCTTGCCGGTTCTGAAGCTGATTCTACACCAAATGAAAGAAGTACTGAGTTAGATCTACCTCAAAAGGTGTTGGAATCTTTGTTTCACATCTCCAAGAGTCCTGACCATGAACCAAAGACAATGAATTGGAAAAATGTAGTAAAGAAACTCCAGTCACTGGGCCCTCGGTTTGATGTTTGTCCTTCTAGTTTTGCAGAACCTCAGCAAGATACTTGTG CTAAAGGAGACGAATATCATGTGTTCAGAAAGACTTCGCAGCAGCACTGGGATTCAATGAGGTCTTACAATCAGAAA GCTGCAGTGGCATTTTCCAAGGGAGAACGACACCATGCGGCCTACCTTTCTGAGCAG GGTAAGGTACAAACAAAATTGGATCGAGAGGCGGATGAAAGGGCAAGCCATGATATATTTAAAGCTAG AAACAAGGGCATAGAAAATGTGATTACAATTGATTTACATGGGCAACATGTCAAACAAGCAATGCAGTATGTAAAAACTCTCCTCCTGCTTGGCTCATATGTGCCCT CGGTTCAAACTCTCAGGCTTATTACAGGAAGTGGGTCCCATGGTGTAGGGAAGTCAAAGGTGAAACAATCG GTTATCAcacttatgcaaaaggaagGTATAAAATGGAGTGAGGAGAACCAGGGAACGTTGCTAATCAAGCTCAGTGGATCCAGAGACTTCACTTTTATGGATTCTGAAAGTGATACAGAGTAA
- the LOC122291729 gene encoding protein EARLY FLOWERING 4-like isoform X5 yields MHVGGGLKGSLVVESTMDDTTTVTKPWSRHTVAKSNKKERSEENEMVEDEDEEECDMEVWETLSQSFFQVQSALDQNRTLIQQVNENHQSRIPDNLAKNVELIREINCNISKVLSIYSDLSVNFSSIVRQRRAIMSSRNDTNSSVHGKEERRRLRDCSSTYTRARRRIEMLSPSVARLHN; encoded by the exons ATGCATGTAGGAGGAGGCTTGAAAGGATCTTTGGTGGTGGAGTCGACCATGGACGACACTACTACCGTAACGAAACCTTGGAGCCGCCACACCGTCGCCAAATCGAACAAGAAGGAGCGCTCTGAAGAGAATGAGATGGTCGAGGACGAAGACGAGGAGGAGTGCGACATGGAAGTCTGGGAAACGCTGAGCCAGAGCTTTTTCCAGGTCCAGTCCGCACTGGATCAGAACCGTACGTTGATCCAGCAGGTCAACGAGAACCACCAGTCGAGGATTCCGGACAATCTCGCTAAGAACGTTGAACTGATTCGCGAGATCAACTGCAACATCTCCAAGGTCCTTTCTATATACTCCGATCTATCGGTCAATTTCTCCAGCATTGTTCGTCAGCGGCGTGCGATCATGTCGTCGAGGAACGACACGAACAGTAGCGTCCATGGCAAGGAAGAGA GAAGAAGGCTGCGGGACTGCTCGTCTACATATACGCGTGCCCGCAGACGTATTGAG ATGTTGTCACCATCAGTTGCCCGGCTGCACAACTGA
- the LOC122291729 gene encoding protein ELF4-LIKE 1-like isoform X2: MHVGGGLKGSLVVESTMDDTTTVTKPWSRHTVAKSNKKERSEENEMVEDEDEEECDMEVWETLSQSFFQVQSALDQNRTLIQQVNENHQSRIPDNLAKNVELIREINCNISKVLSIYSDLSVNFSSIVRQRRAIMSSRNDTNSSVHGKEERRRLRDCSSTYTRARRRIELVEVCQRENALIWVQVP; the protein is encoded by the exons ATGCATGTAGGAGGAGGCTTGAAAGGATCTTTGGTGGTGGAGTCGACCATGGACGACACTACTACCGTAACGAAACCTTGGAGCCGCCACACCGTCGCCAAATCGAACAAGAAGGAGCGCTCTGAAGAGAATGAGATGGTCGAGGACGAAGACGAGGAGGAGTGCGACATGGAAGTCTGGGAAACGCTGAGCCAGAGCTTTTTCCAGGTCCAGTCCGCACTGGATCAGAACCGTACGTTGATCCAGCAGGTCAACGAGAACCACCAGTCGAGGATTCCGGACAATCTCGCTAAGAACGTTGAACTGATTCGCGAGATCAACTGCAACATCTCCAAGGTCCTTTCTATATACTCCGATCTATCGGTCAATTTCTCCAGCATTGTTCGTCAGCGGCGTGCGATCATGTCGTCGAGGAACGACACGAACAGTAGCGTCCATGGCAAGGAAGAGA GAAGAAGGCTGCGGGACTGCTCGTCTACATATACGCGTGCCCGCAGACGTATTGAG CTAGTGGAAGTTTGTCAGAGAGAGAACGCTTTAATCTGGGTACAAGTGCCATAG
- the LOC122291729 gene encoding protein EARLY FLOWERING 4-like isoform X4: MHVGGGLKGSLVVESTMDDTTTVTKPWSRHTVAKSNKKERSEENEMVEDEDEEECDMEVWETLSQSFFQVQSALDQNRTLIQQVNENHQSRIPDNLAKNVELIREINCNISKVLSIYSDLSVNFSSIVRQRRAIMSSRNDTNSSVHGKEERRRLRDCSSTYTRARRRIELPGCTTDHKHSF, from the exons ATGCATGTAGGAGGAGGCTTGAAAGGATCTTTGGTGGTGGAGTCGACCATGGACGACACTACTACCGTAACGAAACCTTGGAGCCGCCACACCGTCGCCAAATCGAACAAGAAGGAGCGCTCTGAAGAGAATGAGATGGTCGAGGACGAAGACGAGGAGGAGTGCGACATGGAAGTCTGGGAAACGCTGAGCCAGAGCTTTTTCCAGGTCCAGTCCGCACTGGATCAGAACCGTACGTTGATCCAGCAGGTCAACGAGAACCACCAGTCGAGGATTCCGGACAATCTCGCTAAGAACGTTGAACTGATTCGCGAGATCAACTGCAACATCTCCAAGGTCCTTTCTATATACTCCGATCTATCGGTCAATTTCTCCAGCATTGTTCGTCAGCGGCGTGCGATCATGTCGTCGAGGAACGACACGAACAGTAGCGTCCATGGCAAGGAAGAGA GAAGAAGGCTGCGGGACTGCTCGTCTACATATACGCGTGCCCGCAGACGTATTGAG TTGCCCGGCTGCACAACTGACCACAAGCATTCCTTTTGA